In Moorella sp. Hama-1, a single genomic region encodes these proteins:
- a CDS encoding glycosyl hydrolase has translation MRRWTWVILACIFLLVLGAGLIFGAGRRHIQPEQPVTLIPGTPGNIVAGDNTENWKEYQNSYDGFSLSYPDRWQQQVIPGVATILEKDGYAKLTIFAQSLDKVSAEEYVLYSNRSLQEGWGGIKLQAQKKLNLRGFSAWQFDWTRPQLAPGDLNYYREYDLVAGKTVYTFMLKSNQANFAAATKDLSRIILTFKTLPALGAPTLPPAPPAQRQINIEGQHHRLNIPADKTLWGILNPHKLGQMQYFDKLLPLEKQLDFKFQFLITYAAFDTKFNQKELQKIYNDNRVLMVALQPWWYGKKNDTSLIGLIQGDYDSTLREWARQFKGLGDPVFVRFGNEMNGDWSTWSAWYTGKDTDIYKMAWEHVYNLFKAEGADNVIFVFNPHDRSFPNFKWNNYLLYYPGDKTVDWIGLTGYNNGTSHTADVWRYFDAIYEPLYREYLHYFPDKPFMITEFSSNEEGGDKAAWIRQCFQHLATRYPNIKIAVWFNQVDGKWLYNLDSSPRSFAAFKEGLKDPHYQFQAVSPR, from the coding sequence TTGCGCAGATGGACCTGGGTTATATTAGCCTGTATATTTCTTTTAGTGCTGGGTGCCGGGCTTATATTTGGTGCCGGGCGCCGGCATATCCAGCCGGAACAACCTGTCACTCTGATACCTGGAACTCCGGGCAATATTGTTGCTGGAGACAATACCGAGAACTGGAAAGAGTACCAGAATAGTTATGATGGCTTCAGCCTTTCTTATCCTGATAGATGGCAGCAGCAGGTTATCCCCGGGGTGGCCACCATCCTGGAGAAGGACGGCTACGCCAAATTGACCATTTTCGCTCAATCCCTGGACAAGGTGAGCGCCGAAGAATACGTTCTCTATAGCAACCGCAGCCTCCAGGAGGGATGGGGCGGGATCAAGTTGCAGGCCCAGAAAAAACTGAACCTGAGGGGCTTCAGTGCCTGGCAGTTTGACTGGACCCGGCCGCAACTGGCTCCCGGTGATTTGAATTACTACCGCGAGTACGACCTGGTAGCCGGGAAAACTGTTTATACCTTTATGTTGAAGAGCAACCAGGCTAATTTCGCAGCCGCGACGAAGGATTTGAGCCGAATTATCTTGACCTTTAAAACCCTGCCCGCCCTGGGGGCTCCTACCCTGCCCCCGGCGCCGCCGGCGCAGCGGCAGATTAATATTGAAGGGCAACACCACCGCCTGAATATCCCGGCAGACAAGACCCTGTGGGGAATCCTTAATCCCCACAAGCTGGGCCAGATGCAGTACTTTGATAAGTTGTTGCCCCTGGAGAAACAGCTGGACTTTAAGTTCCAGTTTTTAATAACCTATGCCGCCTTTGACACTAAATTTAACCAGAAAGAATTGCAGAAGATCTATAATGACAACCGCGTCCTGATGGTAGCCCTGCAGCCCTGGTGGTACGGGAAAAAGAACGATACTTCTCTAATTGGCCTGATCCAGGGCGACTACGATTCCACCCTGCGGGAATGGGCCCGGCAGTTTAAAGGCCTGGGGGACCCGGTCTTCGTTCGTTTTGGCAATGAGATGAACGGCGACTGGTCCACCTGGTCGGCCTGGTATACCGGTAAGGATACCGATATCTATAAAATGGCCTGGGAGCATGTCTATAACCTCTTTAAGGCCGAAGGCGCTGATAATGTAATTTTTGTCTTCAACCCCCATGACCGTTCCTTTCCTAACTTTAAATGGAATAACTACCTCCTGTACTACCCGGGAGATAAAACCGTCGATTGGATCGGCTTGACGGGCTATAACAACGGCACCAGCCATACTGCTGACGTCTGGCGGTACTTTGACGCCATATACGAACCCCTGTACCGGGAGTACCTGCACTACTTCCCGGACAAGCCCTTTATGATCACGGAGTTCTCCAGTAACGAGGAGGGTGGCGATAAGGCGGCCTGGATTCGCCAGTGCTTCCAGCACCTGGCCACCCGGTACCCGAACATTAAAATCGCCGTATGGTTTAACCAGGTAGACGGCAAGTGGTTATATAACCTGGATTCCTCACCCCGGAGCTTTGCCGCCTTTAAGGAAGGCCTGAAGGATCCCCACTACCAGTTCCAGGCCGTTTCCCCCCGGTAA
- a CDS encoding 5-formyltetrahydrofolate cyclo-ligase produces MKKQLRKEIIARRNSLTAADREEKSALITRRVLALPVWRQARIIMCYVSFGSEVNTFPLIQAALEQSKRLAVPLCQPEGQSLLAAEILDFPGDLCPGTWGILEPRPEALRPVAPELLDLVLVPGVAFDRSGNRLGYGAGYYDRFLATLRPGARTIALAFTEQIVTDVYPQAHDRPVDMVITDQEIIEPGKDEGICADGPGLY; encoded by the coding sequence TTGAAAAAGCAACTACGTAAAGAAATTATAGCCAGGCGTAACTCCCTAACAGCCGCCGACAGGGAAGAAAAAAGCGCCCTTATCACCCGGCGCGTTCTGGCCTTGCCGGTTTGGAGACAGGCCAGGATAATTATGTGCTATGTATCCTTCGGTAGCGAGGTCAATACCTTCCCCCTTATCCAGGCGGCCCTGGAGCAGAGCAAAAGGCTGGCCGTACCTTTGTGCCAACCGGAGGGCCAGAGCCTCCTGGCTGCGGAGATTTTGGACTTCCCCGGTGACCTGTGCCCTGGCACCTGGGGTATCCTGGAACCGCGGCCGGAAGCCCTGCGGCCCGTTGCTCCAGAGCTCCTCGACCTGGTCCTGGTCCCCGGTGTGGCTTTTGACCGCTCCGGTAACCGCCTGGGCTATGGCGCTGGCTATTATGATCGCTTCCTGGCCACCCTGCGGCCCGGGGCCAGGACCATCGCCCTGGCTTTTACGGAGCAGATTGTCACGGACGTTTATCCCCAGGCCCATGACCGGCCTGTGGATATGGTGATTACCGATCAGGAAATTATCGAACCTGGGAAGGATGAAGGTATTTGCGCAGATGGACCTGGGTTATATTAG
- the tsaD gene encoding tRNA (adenosine(37)-N6)-threonylcarbamoyltransferase complex transferase subunit TsaD: MTTATNILAIESSCDETAAAIVSDGTRVRANIVASQIAIHRRFGGVVPEIASRRHLENIVPVVTEALATAGLNFNDLDAVAVTYGPGLVGALLVGLSYAKSLAYALGKPLIGVHHILGHIYAGFLAYPHLPLPAVCLVVSGGHTNLIYLEDHTTRRILGSTRDDAAGEAFDKVARVLGLPYPGGPELEKLAREGDPRAVNFPRAWLEEDSLDFSFSGLKSAVINYLHHAQQIGQKVNRADVAAGFQAAVVEVLVGKTVLASTTHQARSILLAGGVAANSVLRRELQAAGEEAGLPVYFPPRELCTDNAAMIGCAAYYQYLRRDFAPLSLNAIPDLPLN, from the coding sequence GTGACAACGGCAACGAATATCCTGGCCATTGAGAGTTCCTGCGACGAGACGGCAGCGGCCATTGTGAGCGACGGTACCAGGGTACGGGCCAATATCGTCGCCTCCCAGATCGCCATCCACCGCCGTTTTGGCGGCGTGGTGCCGGAGATTGCCTCCCGTCGCCACCTGGAGAATATCGTCCCTGTGGTAACGGAAGCCCTGGCCACGGCTGGCCTTAACTTTAACGACCTGGACGCCGTGGCGGTAACTTACGGTCCTGGCCTGGTAGGAGCCCTATTGGTAGGCCTTTCCTACGCCAAAAGCCTGGCCTACGCCCTGGGTAAGCCCCTCATCGGCGTCCACCACATTCTTGGGCATATTTACGCCGGTTTTCTAGCTTATCCCCACCTACCACTGCCGGCAGTCTGCCTGGTGGTCTCGGGCGGGCATACCAACTTGATCTACCTGGAGGATCATACCACCCGCCGTATCCTGGGCTCGACCCGGGATGATGCTGCCGGCGAAGCCTTCGATAAGGTGGCCCGGGTCCTGGGCCTGCCCTATCCCGGCGGGCCGGAACTGGAGAAACTCGCCCGGGAGGGCGATCCCCGGGCTGTAAACTTTCCCCGGGCCTGGCTGGAAGAAGATAGCCTGGACTTCAGTTTTAGCGGCCTGAAGTCGGCGGTGATTAACTACCTGCACCATGCTCAACAGATAGGCCAGAAGGTTAACCGGGCCGACGTAGCTGCCGGTTTCCAGGCAGCGGTAGTCGAGGTCCTGGTGGGTAAAACCGTTCTGGCGTCTACCACTCACCAGGCCAGGTCGATCCTTCTCGCCGGTGGCGTGGCGGCCAATTCCGTCCTGCGCCGGGAATTACAGGCTGCCGGGGAGGAGGCGGGCCTGCCGGTCTACTTTCCCCCGCGGGAGCTCTGCACTGATAATGCAGCCATGATCGGCTGTGCCGCCTACTATCAGTACCTGCGCCGGGATTTTGCCCCTTTAAGCCTCAACGCTATCCCCGATTTGCCTCTTAATTAA
- the rimI gene encoding ribosomal protein S18-alanine N-acetyltransferase has protein sequence MTVRVLPMINEYLTGVLAIERVSFPTPWTRHSFQNEIYNNDFAYYYVALNGQQVIGYAGMWIILDEAHITNVAVHQDYRGRRLGEILLRVLMQEAVYLGADRMTLEVRVSNHSARRLYERLGFVSAGIRRGYYNDNREDAIIMWKHLFEETNTGSDNGNEYPGH, from the coding sequence TTGACTGTACGGGTCCTGCCCATGATTAACGAGTATCTTACCGGGGTGCTGGCCATTGAGCGGGTTTCCTTTCCTACTCCCTGGACGCGCCACTCCTTCCAGAATGAGATTTATAATAACGACTTCGCCTATTATTATGTAGCCCTGAACGGCCAGCAGGTTATCGGCTATGCCGGTATGTGGATTATCCTGGATGAAGCCCACATTACCAACGTCGCCGTCCATCAGGACTACCGCGGCCGGCGCCTGGGCGAGATTCTGTTGCGGGTTCTGATGCAGGAGGCAGTCTACCTGGGCGCCGACCGGATGACCCTGGAGGTACGGGTCTCCAACCACTCGGCCCGGCGCCTGTATGAACGCCTGGGTTTCGTCAGCGCCGGGATACGCCGGGGTTATTATAACGATAACCGCGAAGACGCCATTATCATGTGGAAACACCTTTTTGAGGAGACGAATACCGGTAGTGACAACGGCAACGAATATCCTGGCCATTGA
- the tsaB gene encoding tRNA (adenosine(37)-N6)-threonylcarbamoyltransferase complex dimerization subunit type 1 TsaB: MLVLGVESATQVAAAAIVQDKQLVAELFFNTRKNHSQRLLPMIAALLAETGLEPADLDGLAVSLGPGSFTGLRIGLATVKGLAQATGKPLVGIPTLDALAFNSWGVPGLICPVLQARRQEVYTALFRWQEGELCRLTPYQAIDPVSLVPSLKSYNTPVYFCGDGVAPYWEVWQQMGPQARFLPPPANLSRAAPIAILGRKRLQTGPPDDLSQLKPLYLRPSPAERQSR, from the coding sequence TTGTTGGTCCTGGGGGTTGAGAGTGCCACCCAAGTTGCTGCTGCCGCCATTGTTCAGGATAAGCAACTGGTGGCTGAACTTTTTTTTAATACCCGGAAAAACCATTCCCAGCGCCTGTTGCCTATGATTGCGGCCCTCCTGGCCGAAACCGGCCTGGAGCCGGCCGACCTGGATGGCCTGGCCGTGAGCCTGGGGCCGGGCTCTTTTACCGGTCTGCGGATCGGCCTGGCAACTGTTAAGGGTCTGGCCCAGGCGACAGGGAAGCCCCTGGTCGGTATTCCGACCCTGGATGCCCTGGCCTTTAATTCCTGGGGTGTACCGGGTTTGATTTGCCCGGTTTTGCAGGCCCGGCGCCAGGAAGTATATACCGCCCTTTTTCGCTGGCAGGAGGGAGAGTTATGCCGTTTAACCCCGTACCAGGCTATCGACCCGGTTTCACTGGTGCCCTCGTTAAAATCCTACAATACACCGGTTTACTTCTGCGGCGATGGAGTAGCGCCTTACTGGGAGGTATGGCAGCAAATGGGGCCCCAGGCCCGCTTTCTGCCGCCGCCGGCCAACTTGTCACGAGCGGCACCCATCGCCATCCTGGGAAGGAAGCGTCTCCAGACCGGCCCCCCCGACGACCTTTCCCAATTAAAGCCACTCTACCTCCGGCCGTCGCCGGCGGAGAGGCAGAGCCGTTGA
- the tsaE gene encoding tRNA (adenosine(37)-N6)-threonylcarbamoyltransferase complex ATPase subunit type 1 TsaE has translation MEVWLKDAGATRKLGEELAAILEPGAILILSGELGAGKTTLTQGLARGLGVTVPVTSPTFTLIQEYQGRYPLYHIDLYRLEDPEAMLDLGLEEYFAGEGITVVEWGERLEVYLPPAFLGITLEYAPGGRRALLVARGPAYERLLEELKKIVGPGG, from the coding sequence ATGGAAGTATGGTTAAAGGATGCCGGGGCGACCAGGAAACTGGGAGAGGAACTGGCGGCCATCCTGGAGCCGGGCGCTATTCTCATCTTAAGCGGGGAACTGGGAGCCGGCAAGACCACCCTGACCCAGGGCCTGGCCCGGGGGCTGGGGGTTACTGTCCCGGTTACCAGCCCTACCTTTACCCTGATCCAGGAATATCAGGGCCGTTATCCCCTTTACCATATTGATCTCTATCGCCTGGAAGACCCGGAGGCCATGCTGGACCTGGGCCTGGAGGAGTACTTTGCCGGCGAAGGGATAACCGTGGTGGAGTGGGGGGAGCGCCTGGAGGTCTACCTGCCCCCGGCTTTTCTGGGTATTACCCTGGAGTATGCCCCCGGGGGGCGCCGGGCGCTGCTCGTAGCCCGGGGGCCGGCCTATGAGCGCCTGCTGGAGGAGTTGAAGAAGATTGTTGGTCCTGGGGGTTGA
- a CDS encoding uracil-DNA glycosylase → MNLQGLKEKSLACRRCALRSGARQVVFGSGNPGADLMLVGEGPGAREDRLGQPFVGAAGRLLGQLLAAAGFRRDQIYITNVVKCRPPGNRLPAPAEVAACRPILAAEIKLIQPRIVVCLGALATGTLIAPGARITRLRGRWIEKDGIRYLPTFHPAALLRDAAKIPLVEEDFRRLRDAYLELQTEQLTLTF, encoded by the coding sequence ATGAACCTGCAGGGTTTGAAAGAAAAAAGCCTGGCCTGCCGGCGGTGTGCTCTAAGGTCCGGAGCCAGGCAGGTCGTCTTCGGCAGTGGTAATCCCGGCGCCGACTTGATGCTGGTGGGCGAAGGACCGGGCGCCCGGGAGGACCGGCTGGGGCAGCCCTTTGTCGGTGCCGCCGGCCGGCTCCTAGGGCAGCTCCTGGCAGCTGCCGGTTTCCGACGGGACCAGATTTATATCACTAATGTCGTCAAGTGCCGGCCGCCGGGCAACAGGCTGCCGGCACCGGCCGAGGTGGCGGCCTGCCGCCCGATTCTGGCTGCCGAGATCAAACTCATTCAACCCCGGATTGTTGTCTGCCTGGGGGCCCTGGCTACCGGTACTTTAATTGCACCAGGAGCGCGGATTACCCGCCTGCGGGGCCGGTGGATTGAAAAGGACGGCATTCGCTACCTGCCGACCTTTCACCCGGCGGCCCTCCTCCGGGATGCAGCCAAAATACCCCTGGTAGAAGAAGATTTTCGCCGGCTCAGGGATGCCTACCTGGAACTGCAGACAGAACAACTAACCTTGACTTTTTAG
- the thiE gene encoding thiamine phosphate synthase, protein MLSKLNPQWDLYVIVTTKLGGGRPTLELVRAALAGGATAIQLREKDLPAREQVELGRAIRELTRAAGATFIVNDRLDVVQAVEADGLHIGQEDLPAPIARQLLGPDKILGVSTGTIAEARQAEADGADYLGVGSIYATGSKGDAGEPIGPEGLRAIKEAVNIPVVGIGGINAGNAAAVIAAGAAGVAVISTVIGAPDVAAAARRLREVVTRARGN, encoded by the coding sequence ATGTTGTCCAAGCTAAATCCCCAATGGGACCTCTACGTCATTGTCACCACCAAACTGGGGGGCGGCCGGCCAACCCTGGAGCTGGTGCGGGCCGCCCTGGCCGGTGGCGCTACGGCCATCCAGCTGCGGGAGAAGGATTTACCGGCCCGGGAACAGGTCGAACTGGGCCGGGCCATCCGGGAACTGACCCGGGCGGCGGGGGCTACCTTTATTGTCAACGACCGCCTGGATGTCGTCCAGGCCGTCGAGGCCGACGGCCTGCATATCGGCCAGGAAGACCTGCCCGCCCCAATAGCCCGGCAGCTCCTCGGGCCGGACAAAATTTTAGGGGTCTCCACCGGGACCATAGCTGAAGCCCGCCAGGCCGAGGCTGACGGCGCCGACTACCTGGGTGTGGGCAGCATCTATGCCACCGGCAGCAAGGGCGATGCCGGTGAACCCATTGGCCCGGAAGGGTTGCGGGCCATCAAGGAGGCCGTCAACATCCCGGTAGTCGGTATCGGCGGTATCAATGCCGGCAATGCCGCTGCAGTCATAGCCGCCGGGGCTGCCGGGGTGGCGGTCATCTCGACGGTTATCGGCGCCCCGGATGTAGCCGCCGCTGCCCGCCGGTTACGGGAAGTGGTAACCCGGGCCCGGGGAAATTAA